The region tatattatttaatggCATTTTCTTAAGTACGAAAATAAGTGTAGCCAATGCATAGAGGATGGAGGATTCCGGGGTCGTTCTAGCATCCTAATTAATGGGCCACAACAAGTTAGCCGACAACCCCACATATAAAAGAATAAACAAGAGTTGGAAATAGGGGAATGGGGTCCATAATGAATTAAAGTTCAATTGACCAGAACAGGCAAGAGTCATTACTTTCTCCAATAATCACTGTTACGGTCCGAAGGCTGTGAGGGCTCCtctccaaacaaaatattcTTTTCCTCCTCAGTAGCTTCAGTAGTATCCACGGAATCATCCTCGAATGGGTCCTCGTGAAAATTGACATCATGAAAATGCATTAGCATGACGATCATGCCCAACGCCAAAAATACTGACACGATTATGTTGTCGCGTGCCACATCCATCTCAATAGTCCATAGGTACTCCTCAACCTTGGGATTGCAACCGGGGCAATTCGGCTCGCTGCAACAAGAGCCACTGTCCCAAGTGCGATTTGCAGACGGTGTCTGGTAGTCGATTACTCCCACCATGCCACAGCAACTGAATTCGGCCTCAATCTTTCCTAGGGTTCTCTTCAGCCACATTTGGTAGACGAGCAAATGGGCGAAGTATTCGAATCTGTCGCGGTACATGAAGCGGGTCACCGCAATGCTTACAGTGTAAAGGAGCACTACGAGACCAACCAGTATGTAGCTTCCGTACTTAATAAGGCTAGGTTGCTTGGCCATACAAATGCCCAGGATAGCTTCCGATATGTAGGAGAGCATCGTCAATCCACGAATCCAGAACAGCCAACCCCGTATCACCACCGGGTATAGACGAATGTCGGGGAACATGGTCGACCGCAGATAAAGGTGGCTAAACACGTCTAACATAAAAATCAGCCCTATCACAATTAACACCACATTGATGTGCAGGACGCAGTCGCGCGACACGCGGCACCAGCCACACCGCCGTGGCATCTTGCTAAAGGGAGCTGTGAAAAATTAGATTCCCAGATTGCTTGCTTTGAAGTCAAACGACTCCGAGATCTTTCGTACTGAAGTCGAAGTCGACTGAGGTCCCAGTCCAGActgtttgttgattttgttaTGAGTGATTTGGCAAAGCTCAGGTGAATAACATCAACGTAACCGCCCTTCTTTGGCCGCACAACGGATGGTTGCCAGGCCTTCAAATGTAAATGAGTTTTCTTTCCATggaaatgaaatttggcacctACTGCGAGTAGAGCTTCCCTTCACGACTGGAGGGGGTAAGTGCCAGCCGcggtaataataataataagaaaggaaagcaagCTTCGGGTGCAAGCTAAGGCGTTTAGGATGAGTGTGTTATAAGATAAACATATTGTAGGATATTGGTTATAGTttgaaatataataataattacagtACGAATTTTTCAAATCCCAAGCATTTACTGGACAGCCATAAGCTGTGACTGGTAACTttatggcatttccgatcaattatagttatagttatagaaGCAATAGGCTGTATTCGGGCGAACCCTCAGAAAATTTGTATATCGGATCAGTTGAGAAAAAATGGAATCTGAGGAAAGTCCTAAAGAAACTCTTGCTTAAAAACAGCAAATTACAAAGGAAACTTTACATTTCCATTACGTGTGCAAACTTTCGAGTACATAACTTTTCAgctaagaaaatattttgaat is a window of Drosophila bipectinata strain 14024-0381.07 chromosome 2R, DbipHiC1v2, whole genome shotgun sequence DNA encoding:
- the Tsp42A gene encoding uncharacterized protein Tsp42A — translated: MPRRCGWCRVSRDCVLHINVVLIVIGLIFMLDVFSHLYLRSTMFPDIRLYPVVIRGWLFWIRGLTMLSYISEAILGICMAKQPSLIKYGSYILVGLVVLLYTVSIAVTRFMYRDRFEYFAHLLVYQMWLKRTLGKIEAEFSCCGMVGVIDYQTPSANRTWDSGSCCSEPNCPGCNPKVEEYLWTIEMDVARDNIIVSVFLALGMIVMLMHFHDVNFHEDPFEDDSVDTTEATEEEKNILFGEEPSQPSDRNSDYWRK